The segment GAAGAAGTAAATTGACCGGAGCAAATGATGCTGTCGGATTTCCATCCACTAATAAAGCAAAACGCCCCTGGTTTAATATCTGAACCACAAAATCCGGTCTTCCTGTAAAATCCATAGTGGGAAAGACAGAAAACGGTCGATCTCGAACAGTGGATTCCAATTCATAGGCACTGGTCAGGATATCTAATTCCACATTGTTTAATTTCTTTCGTATTTCCTCCAAGACCTTTTTGTCTATAACATCATCAAGGTAGAGCAAAGCTACTTTCGTTTTACTTCTTTTTCCAATCGTAAATTTCTCCAAGCATAGCGAAGGGGTATGCAGTCTCCTTCTGATTAAAGAAATATTGGTTCTTATATCCTCAACAAACCCATCTTTAGGTCCACGGATTGAAGTTTCAAGAGCAGATTCCTCAGGTTGGCGCTTAGGAATTTCTCCAGCTTTCATACTTAAAAGGCTTTTCTCTATGTAAAAAATCACATCTCCATCAAAAAGCAAAGAAGCCACATCTTCCAACGATTTGGAGGTGACCTCTTGCACTTGAAATAGAGTCTGCAGATGTACTTTGACGGAGGTTTCCTTACACTCGCTAAGCTTGGGTAAGATATATTGATTTAAATACTGAAGGTCGACGAGGCTATCTATATATAGAAGTTCAAAGGTTTCTGAATCTGTACTATGTTTATTAAAAACAACATCCTGGCTATGACTAAATTGAGACTTAAGTTGTTCAACTTTGTCATGGATTCTATGGTTATTATCCTGGCTTATTGTATTTTCCATATGATTCCTCTCTTTTCCTCATCACAATTATCAGTAAGGCTGATATTAGTATTTGAAAAAGAAAAAACGCCATACATGCTGGTAAAAAATAACGATAGATAAACTCATAGAAATAAAAAGTTTCCACTTCCATCCACATTACCCCGAAAAAAATCAGGTATATCCCTCCCACTAATATCGGGTTCAACTTATAATGTTTTTTCTTTTTGGTGAGGAATGTAGCAGCAAGGTAAATGAATAATCCGATTCTTATGATGGCACCGCTAAGCCATTGATAAAGAGCAAAAAAGTCCAGATGTGAAATATACTCACCAATCTTTAACACCCTCCATTGTTCATAGGCTGGATAGCGAAAAAAAGCGGATTCTACTGGTCCAAATTCCATGATGGCAGCAGTCAGTGGACCAAGGATTAAACCCGTCAATATGGTAAGCAGGATGAAGAGTTGATGGAACTTTATCGGAGATTGTGAATATGGTTGCAGTAAAACGACAATATAGATTTCAAGCAGCCCCGATAAAGTATAAATAACCCCTTTGAATACAGGCATGTAGCCTTCACTCAACAGTGGAAATAGTAGGCTTGGCTCTTTTAAGGTGGTATTGGTGATAGCAATGAAAATACCAAAAAGCATTACTAACGGAAGTAAAAATCCACTAGAAATAGCCATATATTTAATGCCGCCAAGTGTAACAATGAAACACACCAAAATCATAATGAAATTAATCATCATAACAGATGCATCTGATAAGAAATATGCATTCAGCCAAATCATTAAATCTCGTAATGTGATGTAGGCACCCATGAAAAGAAATAGAACGACCGGGAAAGATAATATAGCGGAGGCTAATTTGCCAAGACGTTTTTCAACCATCGGAAAGAACCCTTCATCAGAGCTGTTTTTGGCTATAAAATAAACCAACCATAAAAAGATGATGGCTATGGGGTAGGCAATGATTACACTTAACCAACTGTCCCTTCCCGCAGCATTCAAAAGGTTCGGGATTAGGATTACGTGGTTCAGTAAACCTGTTGATAATACCACCATCATGAACAGCTGTCTTGGAATTAGGATTTTCGTGACGTTTTGCATAGGCATCTCCAGCTTCATTAAAGTATGTTTATCTTCACCTATATTTGATAAATTATGCCATTTTTTATCTGGATTATGAAACAGAAAGGCTCTTTTCTCAAAGATTGTTGCTATCCTCTAGTAAAAAGTCGGCAGTTGGACTTTTTACTAGAAAAGTCGGCAGTTGGACTTTTTACTAGAAAAGTCGGCAGTTGGACTTTTCACTGATTAGAAACTTTAAAAAATGCAGTAATAAATTTCGTGCTACAGGGAAAAGAGCACGATAATAACGAATATAACGGTTATTTTATAAGTACCTAAAAGCAACAAAGTTTACGAAAAGAGCTAATAGAAAAAAACGAGAAGATCCCTCTAAGGGTTCCTTCTCGTTTTATGATCTATCTTATAATCCGCATTTCAACTGTGCACCACAGTCTGTGCATGTATTACATCCACCGATTTCTTTTACTGTACCAACACGGCAAACAGGGCATGTGTTCCCTACTTCTGATCCGTATTGAACATTGGTCGAGCGCAAATCGTTGATTGTTTCCACAAGTACGACCGGCTTCTTTACTACATCTTCCATTTGAATCTGCTCGCCTTCGTCCATGGTGTTTTCTTCGGCTTTCAGGGTTAGGACTTGGGAGTCACGGCTTCCATCCACATAGACGGTACCACCTTTTGCTCCACCTTTGTAGAGGCGTTCGTACACTTTTTTCACTTGATCCACTGTATATCCTTTTGGCGCATTAACCGTTTTGGAAATGGAGCTGTCAATCCAGTTTTGGATGATGCATTGGACATCGGCGTGTGCTTCAGGAGCGAGTTCCATTGCAGAGATGAACCAGTTTGGAAGGTTCTCCGCATCTGCTTCTGGGTTCGCATCCAAGTATTCTTGAACGATGTCCGCTTTGACTTCAATGAACTTCCCTAGACGTCCACTGCGGAAGTAAGAGAAGGAGAAGTACGGTTCTAGACCTGTTGATACGCCCACCATTGTTCCAGTAGATCCAGTTGGAGCCACCGTTAATAGGTGAGAGTTACGAATACCTGAAGTCATGATGCCTTCTTTGATATCTTCCGGCATTTTGCCCATGAAGCCTGTTTTTGTGAATGCTTCACGTAGGCGATTTGTCTCTTCTACTGTTGCACCCTCTAAGAACGGGAAGCTTCCTTTTTCTTTTCCAAGTTCCACTGAAGCACGATATGCAGTAACCGCAATCGTTTCAAATACTTTATCTACAAGCTCGTTGCCTTTTTCAGAACCGTATTCTGTTTCACAATAGATTAGAAGATCGTGAAGGCCCATTACTCCAAGTCCAACACGGCGCTCTCCTAATGCTTGCTTTTTATTTTCCTCCAAGAAGTATGGCGTCGCATCGATGACGTTATCTTGCATTCTTACGCCGACTTCTACTGTTTGTTTCAACTTTTCAAAGTTTACTGTTTTGGTTTCCTTGTCCGCAAATTGAGCAAGGTTGACTGCTGCCAAGTTGCAGACAGAAAATGGTGCGAGGGGTTGTTCCCCACATGGGTTGGTTGCTACGACCTTTTGTCCGTATGCTTTTGCATTTGTCATATCGTTGGCATTGTCGATGAAGAAAATGCCCGGCTCTGCTGAATATGTCGCACAGATATTGACTAAGTTCCAAAGCTCTTTGGCTTTAATTTTTCTGTATACTCTCACCTTGTGTCCTTGCTTTTCCCATTCACGAACATCTCCAACTTCTGACCATTGCTCATTGTATAGGGCCATTTCATCTTTATCATATGCTTCCACATCAGGGAAACGAAGATCGAAGTCTGCATCGTTCTCAACAGCTTCCATAAATTCTTTTGTGAGCGTAATGGAAATATTGGCACCTGTCAGGAATTCTGGGTTATGAACCGTGTACGTTCCGCCCACTTTAAGCTTCTGCTCTGCATCTTTTATGATTGCTTCTGTAAATCCGCCGTATCCAGGGATGTGCTTGAAGTTTGTAACAGATTGGTACATGGTGATTTCCTGATCTGTCAATGGTGTAAACTTCAGCTTATCCTCTGCCGCTTTTTTGATGCTTTCGTCATTTGTATTTTCAATTAGGTAGCGAAGAATTCTAGGGTTTTGCATTTTGGAAATGATGAATTCTACGATATCAGGATGCCAGTCTGCTAGCATGATCATTTGAGCTCCACGTCTTGATCCACCTTGTTCAACAAGATGAGTCAACTTTGCAATGTCGTCCAACCAGGAGACACTACCAGAGGATTTACCGTTAACCCCTCTTGCAAGGGCGTTTCGTGGTCGAAGCGTTGATCCATTTGTACCAACCCCACCACCGCGACTCATGATTTCCATCACTTGTTTACGATGTTCGGATATTCCTTCACGGGAATCCTGTACGAACGGCATCACATAACAGTTAAAGTATGTTACATCTGTGTCTGCCCCAGCTCCGTATAGCACACGTCCTGCTGGTACAAAGTTCATGTTCACCAGTTCATGATAGAACTTTTCGAACCATTCCTGACGCTTCTCTTCCGTCGTTTCTACCGCTGCCAACCCTTTCGCGTTACGTTTGGCAATTTGCTCGTAGAAGACTTCAAGTGGCTTTTCAATAACATCTAAGGAACGGACGACAACTCCAGTTTCAGCTTCACCTTGCTTTGTCAAAACTCCACGATACTCTTCCTCAATTAGTACAGAAGCTTTTTTGGTAGACCAGTCTATGTCTTGTATGTAACCAAGACCTCTTGCAGGGAATTTTGGGTCTTCTTTAATCGTTAGTACAACAAAATCTCCAGCTGTAAGCGTTACTTTCTCGGTATCTTTAAATGCGTAACGATCGAGCATGACCAGGCGGGAAACACCTTTATGTGTGGTGGTCATGTCCTCTGTAATGGGGTGTACTTGAGGAAACAAGCCGATGTCCTTGTTCAAGCGTTCTACATCAATTTTTAATTTGGATTCATTAATTGCGATCGTCATTATTACAACTCCTCTAAAACTAGTAGTTCTACCAAATATTACTTCTGTAAAATTTGTTTGTACAGATAAGGTATCATATCTGCCAATAAAATATCAACATATAGTATTTAAAATATTTTCGACACTACTATATATTGATTTTCTGCGAAAGAAATCTAAATTTGTCAAATTGTAAAAGCGTCAAATCAGAGAGGAAATTCAAGAGAAACGAAGATTACATTCTATTTTC is part of the Sutcliffiella sp. FSL R7-0096 genome and harbors:
- a CDS encoding spore germination protein; translation: MENTISQDNNHRIHDKVEQLKSQFSHSQDVVFNKHSTDSETFELLYIDSLVDLQYLNQYILPKLSECKETSVKVHLQTLFQVQEVTSKSLEDVASLLFDGDVIFYIEKSLLSMKAGEIPKRQPEESALETSIRGPKDGFVEDIRTNISLIRRRLHTPSLCLEKFTIGKRSKTKVALLYLDDVIDKKVLEEIRKKLNNVELDILTSAYELESTVRDRPFSVFPTMDFTGRPDFVVQILNQGRFALLVDGNPTASFAPVNLLLQTKSPEDTYMNFAFVSVERLIRMIGIMVSGFLPGLWIAFSSFNIEQIPYLLVATISVSRFGLPLSAPIEMFIILFLFELFNEAGVRLPRAIGQTVAVLGGLIVGDAAIRAGLTSPTMLVVAAITYIASFTLVNQSLSSAITIIRFSVILLSTFFGLFGIVLGFILTVFYFSTLTSFGAPYFGSLAPVKLKEVVKSFLRAPVQFYKTRNESTSPDDATRGNQQ
- a CDS encoding endospore germination permease, translating into MQNVTKILIPRQLFMMVVLSTGLLNHVILIPNLLNAAGRDSWLSVIIAYPIAIIFLWLVYFIAKNSSDEGFFPMVEKRLGKLASAILSFPVVLFLFMGAYITLRDLMIWLNAYFLSDASVMMINFIMILVCFIVTLGGIKYMAISSGFLLPLVMLFGIFIAITNTTLKEPSLLFPLLSEGYMPVFKGVIYTLSGLLEIYIVVLLQPYSQSPIKFHQLFILLTILTGLILGPLTAAIMEFGPVESAFFRYPAYEQWRVLKIGEYISHLDFFALYQWLSGAIIRIGLFIYLAATFLTKKKKHYKLNPILVGGIYLIFFGVMWMEVETFYFYEFIYRYFLPACMAFFLFQILISALLIIVMRKREESYGKYNKPG
- a CDS encoding vitamin B12-dependent ribonucleotide reductase, with protein sequence MTIAINESKLKIDVERLNKDIGLFPQVHPITEDMTTTHKGVSRLVMLDRYAFKDTEKVTLTAGDFVVLTIKEDPKFPARGLGYIQDIDWSTKKASVLIEEEYRGVLTKQGEAETGVVVRSLDVIEKPLEVFYEQIAKRNAKGLAAVETTEEKRQEWFEKFYHELVNMNFVPAGRVLYGAGADTDVTYFNCYVMPFVQDSREGISEHRKQVMEIMSRGGGVGTNGSTLRPRNALARGVNGKSSGSVSWLDDIAKLTHLVEQGGSRRGAQMIMLADWHPDIVEFIISKMQNPRILRYLIENTNDESIKKAAEDKLKFTPLTDQEITMYQSVTNFKHIPGYGGFTEAIIKDAEQKLKVGGTYTVHNPEFLTGANISITLTKEFMEAVENDADFDLRFPDVEAYDKDEMALYNEQWSEVGDVREWEKQGHKVRVYRKIKAKELWNLVNICATYSAEPGIFFIDNANDMTNAKAYGQKVVATNPCGEQPLAPFSVCNLAAVNLAQFADKETKTVNFEKLKQTVEVGVRMQDNVIDATPYFLEENKKQALGERRVGLGVMGLHDLLIYCETEYGSEKGNELVDKVFETIAVTAYRASVELGKEKGSFPFLEGATVEETNRLREAFTKTGFMGKMPEDIKEGIMTSGIRNSHLLTVAPTGSTGTMVGVSTGLEPYFSFSYFRSGRLGKFIEVKADIVQEYLDANPEADAENLPNWFISAMELAPEAHADVQCIIQNWIDSSISKTVNAPKGYTVDQVKKVYERLYKGGAKGGTVYVDGSRDSQVLTLKAEENTMDEGEQIQMEDVVKKPVVLVETINDLRSTNVQYGSEVGNTCPVCRVGTVKEIGGCNTCTDCGAQLKCGL